The following are from one region of the Littorina saxatilis isolate snail1 linkage group LG4, US_GU_Lsax_2.0, whole genome shotgun sequence genome:
- the LOC138963923 gene encoding uncharacterized protein, with protein MATGCSVLGWTLLVLCACLFCQEVTSQTQPQVLPPGNGSDVTYASNVDTTVAPSLATPEGNSTAGTPSTTRATPDCTLASVYRVRDTLEGFLISGAKLIEIDLTLQDYPPDFLNHRLKGLFAPRHWVRSTGRQGRSLLVLEDNYDFMSLFFLSIGVHEMNVTLRDSPRGCLKDLNKEETLNAIRDILLNDFKPPGQEDGSLSVDEHVCNMKVKDNDGYAEFIYTCCHKSPDGYVICEDVMEDDWLNVLLTFIIITKVLVVLYSPSFLPGSIYRLKYVATEYICHIPDNKPVKRVKVVVTQYPSNYGSEEKVVKLSELKGMEYFKTMVDTNMHMDKVYQVTFDKVRLSVKTRRLLGENYVPVGLLKVIYNNLVRCRIRKLDSVHMCCDTDILGKLNPGVKVMKWSTCVKVLARVILLLIIISPWIIRMWVFYNFEGDMVDAKKAAAKEMGLGTYFQGSMTLFLTPLHGIFIIIYLIFIVDSAVYGIISKAMKEKFKKVLRKCLRDMRERSRIAVCSWSTRLFVVPFQMFGLVGLLLFLPYLVIVLPLAIPVAVFYLFPAVNLTIRLLIHFFLFMCPTSTVDKWENFTSKFSTLRTQLGLQRVTAEETFERGNKMSKKEVILQVVVILMCLVSFWSITFLLMEVVSFFVEMAVYTLMGIIVNAGATLQYVTVFFLTVMYGRTAFKDVHTTYLTYHKKIHTLLLEMKREEINKVARKEALDQENTVFRIQGDMVAASPEPDIRFVVKGGKPMWKTSSMLMFLDRQDTPFTPEKFFYDVINLNYCGAPGPLYVHFIGAFWTFGRILLFLFFVFVVVMSFGDAYSVSTTNQLLATVAGGFIPFLFRYVFASAGGVPSLYTDSVQFTVQFHQAINRFMQNWPIFDIVPIEFGEYNPRDSLLLNSTSVVGQQPPPSTNHSSPGFGDASGVEEGDVEKIDIDSVDGFEDEGSVDMIIDVSTAETRRGGPGGLKEAGSTSMLGDSFNRSTTSSSARMYRPPRKSERAFDV; from the exons ATGGCCACCGGATGCTCAGTATTGGGATGGACACTTCTTGTTCTGTGCGCGTGTCTCTTCTGccaggaagtgacgtcacaaacCCAGCCGCAGGTGCTTCCCCCCGGCAACGGATCTGACGTCACCTACGCTAGCAACGTGGACACGACAGTGGCACCTTCTCTGGCAACCCCTGAAGGAAACAGTACAGCAG gaacaccTAGCACAACAAGAGCCACTCCAGACTGCACCCTGGCCAGTGTGTACCGGGTGAGAGACACCCTGGAAGGCTTCTTGATCTCGGGTGCCAAGCTGATAGAGATTGACCTGACGCTCCAGGACTACCCGCCTGACTTTCTCAACCACAGGCTCAAGGGCCTGTTCGCTCCACGCCACTGGGTGCGATCCACGGGCAGACAGGGCAGGAGTCTTCTGGTGCTGGAGGACAACTACGATTTCAtgtctctcttctttctcag TATTGGAGTTCACGAGATGAACGTGACTCTGAGAGACTCCCCCCGGGGCTGCCTGAAGGACCTGAACAAGGAGGAGACTCTGAATGCAATCAGAGATATCCTCCTCAACGACTTCAAGCCTCCGGGTCAGGAGGACGGCAGTCTCAGCGTCGATGAGCACGTGTGTAACATGAAGGTCAAGGACAATGATGG GTATGCAGAATTCATCTACACCTGCTGCCACAAAAGTCCCGACGGTTACGTCATTTGCGAAGACGTCATGGAGGACGATTGGCTGAACGTGCTTCTGAcgttcatcatcatcaccaaggTGCTCGTGGTCCTCTACAGTCCCTCCTTCCTCCCCGGCAGCATCTATCGCCTCAAGTATGTGGCTACCGAGTACATCTGCCACATCCCCGACAACAAGCCAGTGAAGCGGGTCAAGGTGGTGGTTACCCAGTACCCCAGTAACTATGGTAGCGAGGAAAAG GTGGTGAAACTGTCGGAACTAAAGGGCATGGAATACTTCAAGACCATGGTAGACACCAACATGCACATGGACAAAGTTTACCAGGTGACCTTCGACAAGGTCAGGCTCTCGGTCAAGACTCGACGACTCTTGGGCGAGAACTACGTCCCTGTGGGCCTCCTCAAGGTCATCTACAACAACCTCGTCCGCTGCCGCATCCGTAAGCTGGACTCCGTGCACATGTGCTGCGATACAGACATCCTCGGCAAGCTCAACCCCGGGGTCAAGGTCATGAAATGGTCAACCTGTGTCAAGGTCCTTGCCAGGGTCATCTTGCTGCTCATCATTATATCTCCTTGGATCATCAG GATGTGGGTGTTCTACAACTTCGAAGGCGACATGGTGGACGCCAAGAAAGCCGCAGCGAAGGAGATGGGCCTGGGGACCTACTTCCAGGGCAGCATGACGCTCTTCCTCACGCCTCTCCACggcatcttcatcatcatctacCTCATCTTCATCGTGGACTCCGCGGTGTACGGCATCATCTCCAAGGCCATGAAGGAAAAGTTCAAGAAGGTGCTAAGGAAGTGCCTGAGGGACATGAGAGAGAGGTCCAGGATTGCCGTGTGTTCTTGGAGCACCAGACTCTTCGTCGTGCCTTTTCAG ATGTTCGGGCTGGTGGGTCTGCTGCTGTTCCTGCCCTACCTGGTGATTGTCCTGCCCCTGGCGATCCCCGTGGCCGTCTTCTATCTCTTCCCTGCCGTCAACCTCACCATCAGGCTCCTCATCCACTTCTTCCTTTTCATGTGTCCCACTTCA ACCGTGGACAAATGGGAGAACTTCACCTCGAAGTTCAGCACACTGCGCACCCAGCTTGGCCTGCAAAGGGTCACGGCCGAGGAGACGTTCGAGCGAGGCAACAAGATGTCCAAGAAGGAGGTGATTCTTCAGGTGGTGGTCATCCTCATGTGCCTCGTGTCCTTCTGGTCAATCACCTTCCTCCTCATGGAGGTCGTGTCCTTCTTCGTGGAGATGGCCGTCTACACACTCATGGGCATCATCGTTAATGCTGGGGCCACGCTGCAGTATGTCACTG TGTTCTTCCTGACGGTCATGTACGGCAGGACGGCATTCAAGGACGTGCACACGACCTACCTGACGTACCACAAGAAGATCCACACCCTGCTGCTGGAGATGAAGCGAGAAGAGATCAACAAGGTGGCCCGCAAGGAAGCTCTGGACCAAGAGAACACGGTGTTCCGCATCCAGGGCGATATGGTCGCCGCTTCCCCGGAGCCTGACATCAG ATTCGTCGTCAAGGGAGGCAAGCCCATGTGGAAGACGTCGAGTATGCTCATGTTCCTGGACCGCCAGGACACGCCCTTCACTCCGGAAAAGTTTTTCTACGACGTCATCAACCTCAACTACTGTGGCGCGCCGGGACCTTTGTACGTGCACTTCATCGGCGCTTTTTGGACCTTCGGGCGCATCCtgctcttcctcttcttcgtcttcgtgGTGGTGATGTCTTTCGGTGACGCCTACAGCGTCTCCACAACCAACCAGCTGCTGGCCACCGTGGCAGGGGGCTTCATCCCGTTCCTCTTCCGCTACGTCTTTGCCTCCGCTGGAGGAGTGCCGTCCCTTTACACAGACAGCGTTCAGTTCACGGTGCAGTTTCACCAGGCGATTAACCGCTTCATGCAGAACTGGCCAATCTTCGACATCGTACCGATCGAGTTCGGCGAGTACAACCCACGTGACTCCCTCCTGCTTAACAGCACCAGCGTGGTTGGTCAACAGCCGCCGCCCTCGACCAATCACAGCTCGCCAGGTTTCGGTGACGCGAGTGGCGTCGAGGAAGGCGACGTTGAGAAAATAGACATTGACTCGGTGGACGGTTTTGAGGACGAGGGGAGTGTGGATATGATCATTGATGTATCCACGGCAGAAACTCGAAGGGGCGGTCCGGGTGGGCTGAAAGAGGCGGGCTCTACGTCAATGCTAGGGGATAGTTTCAACAGAAGCACCACCAGCAGTAGTGCTAGGATGTACCGGCCTCCCAGAAAAAGTGAACGCGCTTTTGATGTCTAG